One Flavobacterium sp. 90 DNA segment encodes these proteins:
- a CDS encoding gliding motility-associated C-terminal domain-containing protein has protein sequence MINKYLFLLFILFANLGFSQSECYNSDFSEGTFSGWEGYTGTYNRPKKDKGFKETRQTIITESTLDPRTGNMLATLPPGEKFAAKLGNESAGAETEVLIYSMNVTPENSIFLYKYAVVVEDPDHTPKEQPQFSVTITDVNGQTIDPLCGDYNVYAGQPDQNFNTYEYIDLKTHRTRIVKWTDWKTVGVNLSAYIGTTVKIEFTTKDCALKEHFGYAYISAKCNKLKADLKVCSNTPTFDLIAPFGFNKYLWTYLGKPVGTNSSTTSLPVADYPKGAIFECTMTAYSNSNLCESKIEIILTKPTKITPLFEAITSCNTSQTTFNPIVFENQSITTETNVKWNWDFGDGSTSIEKSPKHVYTNSGRYIVNLTATSESGCTFNSSEPISINNNPILEPILNPDQNFCNQNATIGSINVGSQNLKWYSSLTSTEELALSTALVDKTIYYAAVYDNGCTGKRIGFTASVSNFSPPTGDAIQYFCTINKPTIIDLDAKGDGIKWFKNPTDKNALITSTALTNATYYAAQTDLKTGCESKERLKVTVVLEDPENILPASYTKQLCLDDELLISSLKDNNTEMIFYSSENATIPLSENTPVKNGSTYYASISDSKTNCESAKRAAILVSVVPCQLVVFNSITIDGNDLNDHFVVKNIEFFPENTVEIYNRFGQLVYHTAKYGVNENYFYGEANAGEVFQKSKKLPTGSYFYVINFKKNISSENNLQKGFLYISNNE, from the coding sequence ATGATAAACAAATACCTCTTTTTACTATTTATTCTATTTGCAAATTTAGGATTCAGTCAGTCTGAATGCTATAATTCAGATTTTTCAGAAGGAACTTTCTCTGGTTGGGAAGGTTATACAGGTACATACAATCGCCCTAAAAAAGATAAAGGTTTTAAAGAAACCAGACAAACAATCATCACTGAATCCACATTAGATCCAAGGACTGGTAATATGCTGGCTACACTACCGCCCGGAGAAAAATTTGCGGCTAAACTAGGAAATGAAAGCGCGGGCGCTGAGACGGAAGTGCTAATTTATTCCATGAATGTTACACCGGAAAACAGCATTTTTTTATACAAATACGCTGTTGTCGTTGAAGACCCCGATCATACTCCAAAAGAACAGCCTCAATTTAGTGTTACAATTACAGATGTAAATGGCCAAACTATTGATCCTTTATGTGGCGATTATAATGTCTATGCTGGTCAGCCTGATCAAAATTTTAATACTTATGAATACATAGATCTTAAAACGCACCGCACAAGGATTGTAAAATGGACCGACTGGAAAACAGTTGGCGTGAACTTATCTGCTTATATTGGAACGACTGTAAAGATCGAATTCACTACAAAAGATTGTGCTTTAAAAGAGCACTTTGGTTATGCTTATATTTCAGCGAAGTGTAATAAATTAAAAGCCGATTTAAAAGTATGTTCAAATACTCCAACCTTTGATTTAATTGCTCCATTTGGATTCAACAAATATCTTTGGACTTATTTAGGAAAACCAGTTGGTACAAATTCATCAACTACATCTTTGCCCGTTGCAGATTATCCTAAAGGCGCAATTTTTGAATGTACAATGACAGCTTATAGTAATTCTAATCTTTGTGAATCAAAAATTGAGATCATTCTAACAAAACCAACAAAAATTACTCCTCTATTTGAAGCAATAACATCTTGTAATACATCTCAAACTACGTTTAATCCAATAGTTTTTGAAAATCAGTCTATTACAACCGAAACAAATGTAAAATGGAATTGGGATTTTGGTGATGGATCAACTTCAATTGAAAAGTCTCCTAAACACGTTTATACAAATTCCGGACGATATATTGTAAATCTTACAGCAACAAGTGAAAGCGGATGTACCTTTAATTCTAGCGAACCCATTTCGATCAATAATAATCCTATTTTAGAACCTATTTTAAATCCGGACCAAAATTTCTGCAATCAAAATGCAACAATTGGCAGTATAAATGTTGGTAGCCAAAATCTAAAATGGTATAGTTCTTTAACATCAACAGAAGAATTAGCACTCTCAACCGCTTTGGTAGACAAAACAATATATTATGCTGCTGTATACGATAATGGATGCACAGGTAAACGAATCGGTTTTACTGCTTCAGTATCAAATTTTTCTCCTCCAACTGGCGATGCAATTCAATATTTCTGTACAATTAACAAACCGACAATTATCGATCTAGACGCAAAAGGCGATGGAATAAAATGGTTTAAAAACCCAACAGATAAGAACGCTTTAATTACATCAACAGCATTAACCAATGCTACTTATTATGCAGCACAAACGGATTTAAAGACGGGATGCGAAAGTAAAGAGCGTCTGAAAGTTACTGTCGTTCTTGAAGATCCCGAAAATATTTTACCCGCAAGTTATACTAAGCAATTATGTTTAGACGACGAATTGCTCATAAGTTCTTTAAAAGATAATAATACTGAAATGATTTTTTATAGTTCAGAAAATGCTACCATTCCTCTTTCAGAAAATACTCCTGTTAAAAATGGTTCTACCTATTATGCTTCTATATCTGATTCTAAAACCAATTGTGAAAGCGCAAAAAGAGCTGCTATTTTAGTTTCTGTAGTTCCATGTCAATTAGTTGTTTTTAATTCAATTACAATTGACGGAAATGATTTAAACGATCACTTTGTTGTAAAAAATATAGAATTCTTTCCTGAGAATACAGTCGAAATTTATAATCGTTTTGGTCAGTTAGTTTATCACACCGCAAAATATGGCGTAAATGAGAATTATTTTTATGGTGAAGCAAACGCCGGAGAAGTATTTCAAAAAAGCAAAAAACTACCAACCGGTTCTTATTTTTATGTAATAAATTTTAAAAAGAACATTTCATCAGAAAATAATTTGCAAAAAGGTTTTCTATATATCAGCAACAATGAATAG
- a CDS encoding ATP-binding protein, which produces MERKEIQLLVISLGIVFLTLLVTLLVIFFYFLKKKNSYLVDKMESELYFQSELVKTRIEIKDQTLSEISKELHDNIGQIISVGIMQLNMHINNEKVIQPNELRDLKEILAKSLDEIRILSRIINKDNLLQSNFIEAIKQDLERIKKLKKIQYKYTLSGEIPHICEEHDLFIYRIFQEALHNSLKHSHSDLFEVKINTTDDLFCLKIKDFGIGYDPLQTNSGIGLNNMKLRAKLIGATLIMNSDSSGTAVTLEYPLTEPDET; this is translated from the coding sequence ATGGAGCGAAAAGAAATACAATTATTAGTCATCTCATTAGGTATTGTTTTCTTAACTTTACTAGTGACTTTGCTTGTTATATTCTTTTACTTTTTGAAGAAAAAAAACAGCTATCTGGTTGATAAAATGGAATCTGAACTTTATTTTCAGTCTGAATTAGTAAAAACCCGAATAGAAATAAAGGATCAGACGCTCTCTGAAATCAGCAAAGAACTACATGACAATATAGGCCAAATAATCTCTGTTGGAATTATGCAACTCAATATGCATATCAATAATGAGAAAGTAATTCAGCCAAATGAACTGCGTGATCTTAAAGAAATTTTAGCCAAATCTCTGGACGAAATAAGAATTTTGTCCCGAATTATAAATAAAGACAACTTACTGCAAAGCAATTTTATCGAAGCCATTAAACAGGATTTAGAGCGAATAAAAAAGCTTAAAAAAATTCAATATAAATACACTCTTTCAGGTGAAATCCCTCATATTTGCGAGGAACATGATTTGTTTATTTACCGAATTTTTCAAGAAGCACTGCACAATAGTTTAAAACATTCGCACAGCGATTTGTTTGAAGTAAAAATTAACACAACCGATGATTTATTTTGTTTAAAAATTAAAGATTTCGGAATTGGTTATGATCCGCTTCAGACAAATTCAGGAATTGGTTTAAACAACATGAAATTGAGGGCCAAATTAATTGGTGCAACATTAATTATGAATTCAGATTCGTCTGGAACCGCTGTAACACTAGAATATCCTTTAACTGAACCCGATGAAACCTAA
- a CDS encoding helix-turn-helix transcriptional regulator gives MEQKIHQGKNVKRFREMLNIKQEALAYDLGEDWNQKKISLLEQKDVIEENLLKQISAVLKIPVEAFQNFDEEHAINVISNTFGDNACVGNPNSSFNFNPIEELKKLHEEKIALYERMLKEKDEMMLRLENLINK, from the coding sequence ATGGAACAGAAAATACATCAGGGAAAAAACGTGAAACGTTTTAGAGAAATGCTTAACATAAAGCAGGAAGCATTAGCTTATGATCTGGGAGAAGACTGGAACCAAAAGAAAATTTCTCTACTGGAGCAAAAAGACGTAATTGAAGAAAATCTATTAAAACAAATCTCAGCTGTATTAAAAATTCCAGTTGAAGCTTTTCAGAACTTTGATGAAGAACATGCGATAAATGTTATTTCTAATACTTTTGGAGATAATGCTTGTGTTGGAAATCCAAATTCTTCATTCAACTTTAATCCTATCGAAGAGTTAAAAAAACTTCATGAAGAAAAGATTGCATTGTACGAACGTATGTTGAAAGAGAAAGATGAAATGATGTTGAGACTTGAAAACTTAATTAATAAATGA
- a CDS encoding organic hydroperoxide resistance protein yields the protein MKTLYTTSVTAKGGRNGQVKSENGILNLEVRMPKALGGANDDFTNPEMLFAAGYAACFDSALNLIIGKSKIQTGETSVAAKVSIGQNEDGGFGLAAELDVNIPGVSIEEAQELTQKAHQICPYSNATRSNIEVKLSVTNN from the coding sequence ATGAAAACATTATATACAACAAGCGTTACTGCAAAAGGCGGAAGAAACGGACAGGTAAAAAGTGAAAACGGAATTTTGAACCTTGAGGTGAGAATGCCGAAAGCTTTAGGCGGAGCCAATGATGACTTTACTAATCCGGAGATGCTTTTCGCAGCAGGATATGCAGCGTGTTTTGACAGCGCATTAAATTTGATCATTGGTAAATCGAAAATTCAAACTGGTGAAACTTCGGTAGCTGCAAAAGTAAGCATCGGACAGAATGAAGATGGTGGTTTTGGTCTTGCAGCAGAACTCGATGTGAATATTCCAGGAGTTTCTATTGAAGAAGCTCAGGAATTAACCCAAAAAGCACATCAGATTTGTCCTTATTCAAATGCGACAAGATCCAATATTGAAGTTAAGCTATCGGTAACTAATAATTAA
- a CDS encoding MarR family transcriptional regulator: MEDNNPLILGNQLCFPLYVISKEVIGLYRPFLDELDITYPQYLAMMVLWEKDGLTVNQIGEKLFLDSGTLTPLLKRLEVKGFIIRKRKKEDERVVEVFLADKGRNLQQKACEIPLKMQEKLNLTTEDLLELKETVQKILNKIQK; the protein is encoded by the coding sequence ATGGAAGATAATAATCCACTCATATTGGGAAACCAGCTTTGTTTTCCGCTTTACGTTATTTCAAAAGAAGTTATCGGTTTGTACCGCCCATTTCTTGATGAACTTGATATTACCTACCCGCAGTATCTTGCGATGATGGTACTTTGGGAGAAAGATGGATTGACTGTAAATCAAATTGGCGAAAAACTGTTTCTTGACAGCGGTACGTTAACACCGTTATTGAAAAGACTTGAAGTTAAGGGGTTTATCATTAGAAAAAGAAAAAAAGAAGACGAAAGAGTCGTTGAAGTTTTTTTAGCTGATAAAGGAAGAAATTTGCAGCAAAAAGCGTGCGAAATTCCCTTAAAAATGCAGGAAAAATTAAATTTAACAACTGAAGATTTATTAGAACTTAAAGAAACAGTTCAGAAAATTTTAAATAAAATTCAAAAATAA
- a CDS encoding adenine phosphoribosyltransferase codes for MQLEKYIRDIQGFPKEGILFKDITPLLNDPIATKECLKILVESLNGQKIDKVVGAESRGFFFGMLLAQELNAGFIPVRKPKKLPYETISASYELEYGTDSLEMHTDAIKKGDKVLIHDDVLATGGTAKAVCELVEKLGGEIVQCNFLMELSFLNGREKIKENPIFTAITY; via the coding sequence ATGCAGTTAGAAAAGTATATACGTGATATTCAGGGTTTTCCAAAAGAAGGAATTTTGTTTAAAGATATAACTCCGCTACTAAATGACCCAATTGCGACTAAAGAATGCCTTAAAATTCTGGTTGAATCTCTAAACGGACAAAAAATCGACAAGGTAGTAGGAGCAGAAAGTCGTGGCTTTTTCTTCGGAATGTTGTTAGCGCAGGAATTAAATGCAGGTTTTATTCCCGTAAGGAAACCAAAAAAGCTACCGTATGAAACAATTTCTGCATCGTATGAATTAGAATACGGCACAGATAGCTTAGAAATGCACACAGACGCAATAAAAAAAGGAGACAAGGTTTTGATCCATGACGATGTTTTGGCGACAGGAGGGACCGCAAAAGCAGTTTGTGAATTGGTTGAGAAATTAGGCGGTGAAATTGTGCAATGTAACTTCCTAATGGAATTAAGTTTCCTGAACGGAAGAGAAAAAATTAAGGAGAATCCAATTTTTACTGCAATCACTTACTAA
- a CDS encoding NAD(P)H-dependent oxidoreductase codes for MSLIEDLNWRHAVKAYDSTKKVSEEDLDKILESARLAPTSSGLQPFRVIVVENQELKEKMVKGALNPEVMRDCSHVLVFAAWDSYSNEKIDKVYDHHTDVRELPRGRFSSYTDQIKQIYGAQTPEQHFAHTARQSYIALGLAMAQAAELKIDSTPAEGFSNEVVDEILNLKELGLKSVTLLYLGYRDTEKDWLSQMKKVRIPMEEFIIRK; via the coding sequence ATGTCGTTAATAGAAGATTTAAACTGGAGACATGCCGTAAAAGCATATGACTCAACAAAAAAAGTATCAGAAGAAGATTTAGATAAAATTTTAGAATCTGCAAGATTAGCTCCGACTTCATCTGGTTTACAGCCTTTTCGTGTGATTGTAGTTGAAAATCAGGAATTGAAAGAGAAAATGGTAAAAGGTGCCTTAAATCCGGAAGTTATGAGAGATTGTTCTCATGTATTGGTTTTTGCTGCATGGGACAGTTACTCTAATGAGAAAATCGATAAAGTTTATGATCATCATACAGATGTTAGAGAATTACCAAGAGGTCGTTTCAGCAGTTACACAGATCAGATTAAGCAAATCTACGGAGCTCAAACTCCTGAGCAGCATTTTGCACACACAGCAAGACAATCTTATATCGCATTAGGTTTGGCAATGGCTCAGGCTGCTGAACTTAAGATTGATTCAACTCCTGCTGAAGGTTTTAGCAATGAAGTAGTAGATGAGATTTTGAATCTAAAGGAATTAGGTTTAAAAAGTGTTACGCTTTTATATCTGGGTTACAGAGACACAGAAAAGGACTGGCTTTCTCAAATGAAGAAAGTAAGAATTCCTATGGAGGAATTTATCATTAGAAAATAG
- a CDS encoding response regulator transcription factor: MKPKNKIIIVDDHLLFSQSLELLINSFKDFEVINRFENGKVFISYLQENIDLEVDLILLDVNMPVLDGLSAMKWIKENRPSLKVIALSVNDDEEVIIKMLTNGAKGYLLKDTSPEIFRTGITSVIEKGFYFTELVSGMLVKKANSDSTKINLKDKEIIFIKHACTEKTYKEIASEMCLSPKTIDGYRECLFDKLEIKTRIGLVLYAIKNKIVLV; encoded by the coding sequence ATGAAACCTAAAAACAAAATTATTATTGTAGATGATCATTTATTATTCTCACAATCACTAGAACTTTTAATCAATAGTTTTAAAGATTTTGAAGTAATCAATCGCTTTGAAAACGGAAAAGTATTCATTTCATACTTACAGGAAAATATCGACTTAGAAGTTGATTTAATATTATTAGATGTAAATATGCCTGTTTTAGATGGCTTAAGCGCCATGAAATGGATCAAAGAAAACAGACCTTCACTTAAAGTAATCGCTTTATCTGTAAATGATGACGAAGAAGTCATTATTAAGATGTTGACCAATGGTGCCAAAGGTTATCTCCTTAAAGACACATCTCCTGAAATTTTTAGAACCGGTATTACATCTGTTATCGAAAAAGGTTTTTACTTTACTGAATTGGTATCCGGAATGTTGGTCAAAAAAGCCAACAGTGATTCGACTAAAATAAATTTGAAGGATAAAGAAATCATTTTTATAAAACACGCCTGCACAGAAAAAACATACAAAGAAATCGCTTCAGAAATGTGTTTAAGTCCTAAAACAATTGATGGTTATCGTGAATGTCTATTCGATAAACTAGAAATTAAAACCCGAATAGGTTTAGTATTATATGCTATTAAAAACAAAATTGTCTTAGTTTAA
- the pheT gene encoding phenylalanine--tRNA ligase subunit beta has product MKISYNWLKQFIKTDWTSEQTSELLTDLGLEVEVVEKYQSIKGGLEGVVVGHVLTCEKHPDADRLRVTTVNIGQEAPIQIVCGAANVAAGQKVPVATIGTILYDKDGGEFTIKKGKIRGMESHGMICAEDELGLGTSHDGIMVLDDALVPGTAASEVFQIANDEVFEIGLTPNRADAMSHFGTARDLRAGMLQRGVNIELITPSVSNFRVEMRTLKIDVNVEEPLLAPRYCGVTISGISVHESPSWLQDRLKAIGLTPKNNIVDVTNYVLHELGQPLHAFDAAKINGKIIVKTLPEGTKFTTLDDVERTLHKEDLMICDEKGPLCIAGVFGGKKSGVTEGTTSIFLESAYFDAVSIRKTAKRHGLNTDASFRFERGIDPTITEYALKRAALLIQEVAGGKLTSDVVEVYPKKVEDFSVLLNFSHVSKIIGQEIPKDTIKKILVSLDIKVNSVSDSGLGLTIPAYRVDVQREIDVIEEILRVYGYNNIEFSKKFNATVANSPRTEDYKVQNVIAGQLNSQGFHEMMANSLTTAAYAKLSTVLKEEHNVTMLNPLSSDLATMRQSLLFSGLEAISYNINRRNSDLKLFEFGKSYHKYLNGYEEHKHLTLLISGNRNKESWTNPQKVTDFFLLKGYAKGILTRLGIEKISNAPVQSDIFSEGTAICYNNDTLVEMGVVKKSILKHFGIKQDVYYADFNWDLVLKIITGKIKYTEIPKYPEVRRDLALLIDQSTTYERIYNLAKQTEKTLLKDVNLFDVYEGDKLPEGKKSYALSFTIQDNTKTLTDSQIDKIMSKLQQTFETEIGAVLR; this is encoded by the coding sequence ATGAAAATATCTTACAACTGGTTAAAACAATTCATCAAAACAGACTGGACATCGGAGCAAACTTCAGAATTACTTACAGATTTAGGACTGGAAGTTGAAGTTGTCGAAAAATACCAATCGATTAAAGGCGGTTTAGAAGGAGTTGTTGTAGGACACGTACTTACTTGCGAAAAACACCCTGATGCTGACAGATTAAGAGTTACGACTGTAAATATTGGTCAGGAAGCGCCTATACAAATTGTTTGCGGTGCGGCGAATGTTGCTGCCGGACAAAAAGTGCCTGTTGCAACTATTGGAACCATTTTATACGATAAAGACGGCGGTGAATTTACCATCAAAAAAGGAAAAATTCGCGGAATGGAAAGCCACGGAATGATTTGTGCCGAAGATGAATTAGGTTTAGGTACAAGCCACGACGGAATCATGGTTCTTGATGATGCTTTGGTACCGGGAACAGCTGCTTCTGAGGTTTTTCAGATTGCTAATGATGAAGTTTTCGAAATTGGATTAACGCCAAATCGTGCCGATGCAATGAGCCATTTTGGTACTGCGCGTGATTTAAGAGCAGGAATGCTTCAACGTGGTGTTAATATCGAATTGATTACGCCATCTGTAAGTAATTTCAGAGTCGAAATGCGTACTTTAAAAATTGACGTTAATGTCGAGGAGCCTTTGTTGGCGCCAAGATATTGCGGTGTTACCATTTCTGGAATTTCTGTTCATGAATCTCCAAGCTGGTTACAAGATCGTTTGAAAGCTATTGGATTAACTCCGAAAAATAATATTGTTGACGTTACTAATTATGTTTTACATGAATTAGGACAGCCTTTGCATGCATTTGACGCTGCAAAAATCAACGGAAAAATTATCGTAAAAACACTTCCGGAAGGGACAAAATTCACCACTCTTGATGATGTCGAAAGAACATTGCACAAAGAAGATTTAATGATTTGTGACGAAAAAGGACCGCTTTGTATTGCTGGTGTTTTTGGTGGAAAAAAATCGGGTGTTACCGAAGGAACAACTTCTATATTCTTAGAAAGTGCTTATTTTGACGCTGTAAGTATTCGTAAAACAGCAAAACGTCACGGATTAAATACAGATGCTTCTTTTAGATTTGAAAGAGGAATTGACCCAACAATTACGGAATATGCGCTAAAACGTGCAGCACTTTTAATTCAGGAAGTTGCTGGTGGAAAACTAACATCTGATGTTGTTGAAGTTTATCCTAAAAAAGTAGAAGATTTCTCTGTTCTATTGAATTTCAGTCACGTTTCGAAAATCATCGGACAAGAAATTCCGAAAGACACTATCAAGAAAATCTTGGTTTCTTTAGATATTAAAGTAAACAGTGTTTCTGATTCTGGTTTAGGTTTAACAATTCCGGCATATCGTGTTGATGTTCAGCGTGAAATTGATGTAATCGAAGAAATTCTAAGAGTTTACGGTTATAACAACATCGAATTTTCTAAAAAATTCAATGCAACGGTTGCAAATTCGCCAAGAACTGAAGATTATAAAGTTCAGAATGTAATTGCAGGACAATTGAATTCTCAAGGGTTTCACGAAATGATGGCGAACTCTTTGACAACAGCTGCTTACGCGAAATTATCGACTGTTTTAAAAGAAGAACATAATGTTACGATGTTGAATCCTTTAAGTAGTGATTTGGCAACAATGCGTCAGTCTTTATTGTTTTCTGGTTTAGAAGCAATCTCGTATAATATCAACAGAAGAAATTCTGATTTGAAATTATTCGAATTCGGAAAATCATACCATAAATACCTTAACGGATACGAAGAGCACAAACACCTTACTTTGTTGATTTCCGGTAACAGAAACAAAGAAAGCTGGACAAATCCTCAAAAAGTAACTGATTTCTTTTTATTGAAAGGATACGCAAAAGGAATTCTTACTCGTTTAGGAATTGAAAAAATCTCAAATGCTCCGGTACAATCTGATATTTTCTCAGAAGGAACTGCGATTTGCTACAACAACGATACTTTAGTTGAAATGGGTGTGGTTAAAAAATCGATACTAAAGCATTTCGGAATCAAACAAGATGTTTATTATGCTGATTTCAACTGGGATTTAGTTCTGAAAATCATTACCGGAAAAATCAAATATACCGAAATCCCTAAATACCCAGAAGTTCGTAGAGATTTAGCCTTATTAATCGATCAAAGCACAACTTATGAGCGTATTTATAATTTGGCTAAACAAACAGAAAAAACGCTTCTAAAAGACGTTAATTTATTTGATGTTTATGAAGGTGATAAACTTCCGGAAGGTAAAAAATCGTATGCTTTGAGTTTCACTATTCAAGATAATACTAAAACACTTACCGATTCTCAAATTGATAAAATCATGTCGAAATTGCAACAAACTTTTGAGACTGAAATTGGAGCTGTTTTAAGATAA
- a CDS encoding PepSY-associated TM helix domain-containing protein: MRKTLNKIHLWLGLVSGLVVFISMLAASIFVWDAELTSWYHHDKIFVPEVKTNVVPLDSLIAVIKQKHPLADYVIIDKNPEKSYVFSSYKENTKPHWTAFSDYENYSNIYIDQYTGKELGEVDLRYDWIFNLRILHQNLLLTYEIGHYIVGFSTLIIFMLILTGIYLWWPKNKAALKQRVWFRWKNTTKWKRKNYDIHNIGGIYTFIFILIFAITGLVWTFDWWTNGIYKILGNDPEKVWNKAPEISKESSIKTLNPFEYIVKDTKDKIPNWISIGLSLPEKISKEAVPVTTFVKHERNSGWDESDSYTYNSHSGENYYKVTHNDKTLGAKWRNSNYAIHTGTIYGLPTKILASFIALFCALLPVSGFLIWWGRNKKKK, from the coding sequence ATGAGAAAAACTTTAAATAAAATACATTTATGGCTCGGACTTGTGTCCGGGCTTGTTGTATTTATAAGCATGTTGGCGGCGAGTATTTTTGTCTGGGACGCAGAATTAACTTCTTGGTATCATCACGATAAAATTTTTGTGCCAGAAGTCAAGACTAATGTTGTGCCGCTTGACAGTCTTATTGCTGTGATTAAGCAAAAGCATCCGCTTGCTGATTATGTCATAATTGACAAGAATCCAGAAAAAAGTTATGTTTTTAGCAGTTATAAAGAGAATACAAAACCACATTGGACAGCATTTTCAGATTATGAAAATTACAGTAATATTTATATCGATCAATATACAGGTAAAGAATTAGGAGAAGTTGATTTAAGATACGATTGGATTTTTAATCTTAGAATATTGCATCAAAATTTGCTGCTGACTTATGAAATAGGTCATTATATCGTTGGATTTTCGACCTTAATTATTTTTATGCTGATTTTGACCGGAATCTATTTATGGTGGCCCAAAAATAAAGCAGCATTAAAACAAAGGGTTTGGTTTAGATGGAAAAATACCACAAAATGGAAACGTAAAAACTACGATATTCATAATATTGGTGGTATTTATACTTTTATCTTTATTCTGATTTTTGCTATTACAGGATTGGTCTGGACGTTTGACTGGTGGACAAACGGAATTTACAAAATCTTAGGAAATGATCCTGAAAAGGTTTGGAACAAAGCTCCGGAAATTTCGAAAGAAAGTAGTATTAAAACCTTAAATCCGTTTGAATATATTGTAAAAGACACAAAAGATAAAATTCCAAATTGGATTTCTATTGGTCTTTCACTACCTGAAAAAATCTCTAAAGAAGCAGTTCCTGTTACCACTTTTGTAAAGCATGAAAGGAATTCCGGCTGGGATGAATCTGATAGTTATACTTATAATAGTCACTCGGGGGAAAATTATTATAAAGTAACACATAACGATAAAACACTTGGAGCAAAATGGCGAAACAGTAATTACGCCATTCATACAGGCACTATTTATGGTTTACCAACCAAAATTTTAGCTTCGTTTATTGCGCTGTTTTGCGCATTGCTTCCTGTAAGCGGTTTCTTGATTTGGTGGGGAAGAAATAAAAAGAAGAAATAG
- a CDS encoding type IX secretion system membrane protein PorP/SprF, which yields MNSKSKKIIVSAGIFLLSLIARSQNDSKLSIFNYNPLIYNPAFAGAADGLNVAGIYSSQWYGFDGAPKTQYLSVDTKLPYNKIGLGLSLYHDAIGPAREYNIEGNFAYYIDVNDKYKLALGLKSGLHSYKVDINQLDVYQPGEHVFNSNFENNLSFILGLGLNLYSDKFFIGLSTPNLLVSKYYNANNSSTLSKSKNNYYLNTGYKFELQRDVTLTPAALVRVTEGAPISVLTSLNLNWYEKYIASLNFDYNSSVGLLFGVRLFDNFKVGYAYDQSITKFSRYNNGTHTFLLTYTLLNENSEKCSCKIY from the coding sequence ATGAATAGTAAATCAAAAAAAATAATAGTTTCTGCCGGAATCTTCCTTTTATCATTAATAGCAAGATCACAAAACGATTCTAAATTATCCATATTCAACTATAATCCTTTGATTTATAATCCAGCTTTTGCAGGTGCAGCTGACGGATTAAATGTAGCGGGAATTTATTCCAGTCAATGGTATGGATTTGATGGCGCTCCAAAAACACAATACTTATCTGTAGATACAAAATTACCATATAATAAAATTGGTCTTGGACTAAGTTTGTATCATGACGCTATTGGTCCGGCAAGAGAATATAATATCGAAGGAAATTTTGCTTATTACATTGATGTAAACGACAAATACAAACTTGCGTTGGGACTAAAAAGCGGATTGCATTCTTATAAAGTCGACATCAATCAGCTAGATGTTTACCAGCCTGGCGAACACGTTTTTAATTCAAATTTCGAGAACAATTTATCATTTATATTAGGATTGGGGCTGAACTTGTATTCTGACAAATTCTTTATCGGACTTTCAACTCCGAATCTATTGGTTTCAAAATATTACAATGCCAATAATTCCAGTACTCTTTCGAAAAGTAAAAACAATTATTACCTTAATACCGGATATAAATTTGAGCTGCAACGAGATGTTACGTTAACTCCTGCAGCTTTGGTCAGAGTTACAGAAGGCGCTCCAATTAGTGTTCTGACTTCTCTAAACCTCAATTGGTACGAAAAATATATTGCCAGTTTAAATTTTGACTACAATTCAAGTGTTGGACTTCTTTTTGGAGTTCGTTTATTTGATAATTTCAAAGTGGGTTATGCTTACGATCAATCCATAACCAAGTTCAGCCGTTACAACAATGGTACACATACCTTTTTGCTGACCTATACTTTATTAAATGAAAATAGCGAAAAATGCAGCTGCAAGATTTATTAA